In Streptococcus pneumoniae, the sequence AGTAGAAGAAACACGCGCAGCCGTTCAAGAGGCGCAAGCTTTTCTCTATCCACTCATTAAGAAAGCAGGTTTGATGTAAGATGAATCAAGTAATCAATGCTATGCGTAAACGAGTCTGTGATGCCAATCAATCATTGCCAAAACATGGACTTGTCAAATTTACCTGGGGGAATGTATCTGAAGTTAATCGCGAACTCGGTGTCATTGTTATCAAACCATCAGGCGTGGATTATGACGAATTGACACCTGAAAACATGGTAGTGACTGATCTAGATGGTAAGATCCTAGAAGGGGATTTAAGACCATCTTCCGACCTCCCAACTCATGTGCAATTATATAAGGCTTGGTCAGAAATTGGTAGTGTGGTTCACACCCATTCGACAGAAGCTGTTGGTTGGGCTCAGGCAGGTCGTGATATTCCTTTCTACGGAACAACCCATGCAGATTATTTCTACGGTTCAATCCCTTGCGCCCGTAGTTTGACCAAGGACGAAGTAGAAGTGGCCTATGAAAAAGATACTGGCCTGGTTATCGTAGAAGAGTTTGAACATCGCGGACTTAACCCGGTTGAAGTACCAGGAATTGTTGTACGCAATCACGGTCCATTCACCTGGGGCAAAAATCCAGAGAATGCTGTTTATCACTCTGTCGTACTAGAGGAAGTATCAAAGATGAATCGCTTTACAGAACAAATCAATCCAAGAGTTGGACCTGCTCCCCAGTACATACTAGAAAAACACTACCAACGTAAACATGGACCAAATGCTTATTATGGTCAAAAGTAAGAACGATGAAGGAGGAGAAAAAGATAAATTTAGCTCCTCTTTTTACATTTGATTTTTATTGAGAGTAAAGTTGGAATTGAAGTAATTTTAAAAGATTTTTTAGAAATAGCGCTTGATATATATATGGTAAAATAAAAAGAATTGCTGTGATATCAATAGATTTGGGGGATTTTTTAATATGGTACTGGATAAGGCAAGTTGTGATTTGCTTCAATATTTGATGGATCAAGAAACGTCCAAAACGATTATGGCGATTTCGAAAGATTTGAAAGAGTCAAGAAGGAA encodes:
- a CDS encoding L-ribulose-5-phosphate 4-epimerase, coding for MNQVINAMRKRVCDANQSLPKHGLVKFTWGNVSEVNRELGVIVIKPSGVDYDELTPENMVVTDLDGKILEGDLRPSSDLPTHVQLYKAWSEIGSVVHTHSTEAVGWAQAGRDIPFYGTTHADYFYGSIPCARSLTKDEVEVAYEKDTGLVIVEEFEHRGLNPVEVPGIVVRNHGPFTWGKNPENAVYHSVVLEEVSKMNRFTEQINPRVGPAPQYILEKHYQRKHGPNAYYGQK